From a region of the Leptospira montravelensis genome:
- a CDS encoding UDP-N-acetylmuramate--L-alanine ligase, protein MKIFLVGIGGIAMGNLAYMLKNQGHDVSGSDQNLYPPMSDKLVEWGLSPKSGYRKENVKGADLVIIGNAISRGNPEVEEVLNTGMEYMSMAQAIGTFFLKGKKPIVISGTHGKTTTTFLTHWILESIGLKPGLFVGGIRKDGFPGFALGEGDYFVIEGDEYDSAFFDKSSKFLHYRPYYLAMNALDFDHADIFADLNAIKTMFKRLLNLVPGRGKVFYWKGSRNLVEITKDYKHAPVESFDLGDKNSIFKYEKGVLSEIRTKTKLKPSLIGSHNYRNVEVATRICLEIAPQKRKEILEAVVSFPGVKRRQENLFVSDKSLLVEDFAHHPVAIQETIRAHKETYPGYKIISLFEPRSATSHRNVFQDDFAKSFKGSDVSIVTEVYQVDKVNKPLRLNVKKLVKDIVKNTKKDALYAKDPKEIPVLLKKILPKFQKEKVIILAMSNGAFGGIYPELKSLIELRESV, encoded by the coding sequence TTGAAAATCTTTTTGGTAGGCATTGGTGGAATTGCTATGGGTAATTTAGCCTATATGCTAAAAAATCAAGGTCATGACGTTTCAGGTTCCGATCAAAATCTTTATCCACCTATGTCGGATAAGTTGGTAGAATGGGGATTGTCACCTAAATCTGGTTATCGTAAAGAAAATGTAAAAGGTGCGGATTTAGTCATCATCGGAAATGCGATTTCACGTGGGAATCCAGAAGTAGAAGAAGTTCTAAATACAGGGATGGAGTACATGAGTATGGCCCAGGCCATCGGAACTTTTTTTCTGAAAGGGAAAAAACCCATCGTGATTTCTGGAACTCATGGAAAAACAACAACAACCTTTTTAACCCATTGGATTTTAGAGTCCATTGGACTAAAACCCGGTCTTTTTGTGGGTGGGATTCGGAAAGACGGTTTCCCAGGATTTGCACTTGGGGAAGGAGATTATTTTGTCATTGAAGGGGATGAATACGATTCTGCTTTCTTTGATAAAAGTTCTAAGTTTTTACATTACAGACCCTACTATTTAGCAATGAATGCTTTGGATTTTGATCATGCGGATATTTTTGCTGATTTAAATGCAATTAAAACCATGTTCAAACGCCTGTTAAATTTGGTTCCTGGTCGTGGTAAGGTTTTTTATTGGAAAGGTTCTAGGAACCTCGTGGAAATCACGAAAGATTATAAACATGCACCCGTAGAATCCTTTGATTTAGGAGACAAAAACTCCATTTTTAAATATGAAAAAGGTGTGTTATCTGAGATCCGAACCAAAACAAAATTAAAACCATCTTTGATTGGATCACATAACTACCGCAATGTAGAAGTGGCCACTCGTATTTGTTTAGAAATTGCTCCTCAAAAAAGAAAAGAAATTTTAGAAGCTGTGGTTTCTTTCCCAGGTGTCAAACGAAGGCAAGAAAATCTATTTGTTTCCGATAAGAGTTTACTTGTAGAAGATTTTGCTCACCATCCTGTGGCCATCCAAGAAACCATACGAGCTCACAAAGAAACTTATCCTGGATACAAAATCATTTCTCTTTTTGAACCAAGAAGTGCCACTTCACATAGAAATGTTTTCCAAGATGACTTTGCCAAATCTTTTAAAGGAAGTGATGTGAGCATTGTTACTGAAGTTTACCAAGTAGATAAGGTAAACAAACCTTTGCGTTTGAATGTTAAAAAATTGGTTAAAGACATTGTTAAGAATACAAAAAAAGACGCATTGTATGCAAAAGATCCCAAAGAAATTCCAGTCCTCTTAAAAAAGATTCTACCAAAATTCCAAAAAGAAAAAGTAATCATCCTTGCGATGTCGAATGGTGCCTTTGGTGGAATTTATCCTGAATTAAAATCATTAATCGAATTACGAGAATCTGTATGA
- a CDS encoding Gldg family protein, producing MFLTADRILPFVSLLSLFAYFLFDGMVVDPKRRIIFFGVIFLFLASDTILRAFSKGLRKEDQNRYIAAAFGIGAFLLSVLRDFLDLKPVVGLNEELSAIPKVREFLLLCVVLLSIVFLLQIILLEIGKSSLEAQSNLAKSKSSLLQNAVLGFLFVLPILVAVNYFAIKRNYNFDLSSQGKFSLSPISRNLIKPITKDVTITAFYPRPLEADGPANGDKLAAFALTRVRPDIEILLDQIKAENSHITVQFINADVEVDLLKEFGQVSNGTIFVRSQKQSLLTSGTPFVEERVIAKEPKDLEDLERKLVGALLNVTTEQKKVYFTVSNGERFGMSFKALPNEQVNRFVSSLQFLNFKVAEWGFAQGWPSKLPEDAEMLVVLGPTVPFSKEAKEELTKFVLEKSGKLLITMEPKGNEDFAWLLASAGLKYKSSELIERDEKPGFIVAKRFPDHRLTDLLQKKDMGILFPYSGYLETDVTAPSPHSLKSETLLESGFDAYSDENKNGKLDPNEKRESKILSIVMTPMSLTNDKTGKIILHTGTSWITDQYIPYAMNSQFSTVSITGLFQDTAVAEIPLKKEELDTISLSDNQKLVAWVIGVFLFPGFILAVGSYFVYSRRKSSMIEV from the coding sequence ATGTTTTTAACCGCAGATAGAATTTTACCATTTGTAAGTTTACTTTCACTTTTCGCCTACTTCTTGTTTGATGGCATGGTCGTAGATCCCAAAAGGAGAATTATTTTTTTTGGAGTGATCTTTTTATTTTTAGCCTCTGATACCATTCTTCGGGCTTTTTCAAAAGGTTTACGCAAAGAAGACCAAAACCGTTATATTGCAGCTGCGTTTGGGATTGGGGCATTTTTATTATCAGTTTTGCGTGATTTTCTGGATTTAAAGCCAGTTGTGGGATTAAACGAAGAATTAAGTGCGATTCCAAAAGTAAGGGAGTTTCTTTTACTTTGTGTGGTTCTATTGTCGATTGTATTTCTTCTACAAATCATACTACTCGAGATAGGGAAGTCATCACTAGAAGCACAAAGCAACTTAGCAAAATCTAAAAGTTCCTTATTACAAAATGCGGTGCTTGGGTTTTTGTTCGTTTTGCCAATTTTAGTTGCAGTTAATTATTTTGCTATCAAACGAAACTATAACTTTGATTTGAGTAGCCAAGGGAAATTTTCTCTTTCTCCAATTTCGAGAAACCTAATTAAACCTATCACAAAAGATGTTACAATCACTGCTTTTTATCCTCGTCCGCTTGAGGCGGATGGACCAGCAAACGGGGATAAGTTGGCAGCTTTTGCACTCACCCGCGTTCGTCCAGATATTGAAATCCTTTTGGACCAAATCAAAGCAGAAAATTCACATATAACCGTTCAGTTTATCAATGCGGATGTAGAAGTTGACTTATTAAAAGAGTTTGGCCAAGTTTCCAATGGAACCATCTTTGTTCGTTCGCAGAAACAATCCTTACTCACATCTGGAACTCCTTTTGTAGAAGAGCGAGTCATTGCAAAAGAACCTAAAGATTTAGAAGATTTAGAACGGAAGTTAGTGGGTGCACTTCTCAATGTTACCACCGAACAGAAAAAAGTTTATTTTACCGTTTCCAATGGAGAAAGATTCGGTATGTCTTTTAAGGCTCTTCCAAATGAACAAGTAAACCGGTTTGTTTCTTCATTACAATTTCTCAATTTTAAAGTGGCAGAGTGGGGTTTTGCACAAGGTTGGCCTTCCAAATTGCCAGAAGATGCAGAAATGTTGGTGGTCCTTGGGCCAACGGTTCCTTTTTCTAAAGAAGCTAAGGAAGAACTTACTAAGTTTGTATTAGAAAAAAGTGGAAAACTCCTTATCACAATGGAGCCAAAAGGGAACGAAGACTTCGCGTGGTTACTGGCAAGTGCTGGTTTGAAATATAAATCTTCTGAGCTTATCGAAAGAGATGAAAAACCAGGTTTTATTGTTGCGAAACGTTTTCCCGATCACAGACTCACTGATTTATTACAAAAAAAAGATATGGGAATTTTATTTCCTTACAGTGGTTATTTGGAAACTGATGTTACTGCTCCATCCCCTCATTCATTGAAGTCAGAAACATTATTAGAATCAGGTTTTGATGCCTATTCTGATGAAAACAAAAATGGAAAATTAGATCCAAATGAAAAAAGAGAAAGCAAAATTCTCTCTATCGTAATGACACCTATGTCCTTAACCAATGACAAAACAGGAAAAATCATTTTACATACAGGAACTTCTTGGATCACCGATCAGTACATTCCGTATGCAATGAACTCTCAATTTTCTACTGTTTCCATTACTGGTTTATTCCAAGACACTGCTGTTGCTGAAATTCCACTTAAAAAAGAAGAATTGGACACCATTTCTCTTTCCGACAATCAAAAGTTAGTGGCTTGGGTGATTGGAGTGTTTTTATTTCCAGGATTCATTTTAGCAGTGGGATCTTACTTTGTGTATTCTAGACGAAAAAGTTCTATGATTGAAGTATGA
- a CDS encoding ABC transporter permease, producing MNWQTAVWIYKKELRLFFGTYMGPLVLGGTAFLNALFVMILNFNGTANYEIATYITFISFMTTILIAMVIISMGSIVEERNKGTLELLFTSPVTDLEIVFGKFLFGVTVCGIITIFINGLFPLLLYSFWKAPFYMVASGSVGVFLLGVFTFTIGMFGSSLGKNQMISLLISVLIILTLWVVGYFSHLFQATTRKVLFHLHIFSHFAAFAKGVVPLTGIVFFLSGTFLFLYLTVKVLESRRWRG from the coding sequence ATGAACTGGCAAACGGCTGTTTGGATCTATAAAAAAGAATTACGATTATTTTTTGGAACATATATGGGACCTTTGGTTCTAGGAGGAACTGCATTTTTGAATGCACTCTTCGTGATGATTCTAAATTTTAACGGAACTGCCAATTATGAAATTGCAACCTACATCACTTTCATTTCCTTTATGACAACCATTCTAATTGCAATGGTAATCATTTCAATGGGATCCATTGTAGAAGAAAGGAACAAAGGAACATTGGAATTACTTTTTACTTCCCCTGTTACCGATTTGGAAATTGTATTTGGTAAATTTTTGTTTGGTGTGACAGTATGTGGGATCATTACCATCTTTATCAATGGTCTCTTTCCATTGTTGTTATACTCTTTTTGGAAAGCTCCGTTTTATATGGTAGCTTCTGGTAGTGTCGGAGTATTTTTGTTAGGTGTTTTTACTTTCACGATCGGAATGTTTGGATCAAGCCTCGGCAAAAATCAAATGATTTCACTACTGATTTCAGTTTTAATCATTTTGACATTATGGGTTGTTGGGTATTTTTCTCACCTTTTCCAAGCAACAACGAGAAAGGTTCTCTTTCACTTACATATTTTTTCGCACTTTGCGGCTTTTGCCAAAGGGGTTGTTCCTTTAACAGGAATCGTATTTTTCCTTAGTGGAACATTTTTGTTTCTATATCTTACCGTAAAGGTCTTGGAATCCAGGAGATGGAGGGGGTAG
- a CDS encoding ABC transporter ATP-binding protein, which produces MIQVSNLSKFYGEKRAISGLNFKLEKGEIVGLLGLNGAGKTTTIRILTGYLIPSAGDASIDGKSIFDFPLEAKQKIGYLPETPPLYEDMTITEYLQFVGRIKKIEETKLVSEIEKVLLKTNITTVKDKLIGTLSLGYRKRVGIAQAILGDPEIVIMDEPISGLDPKQIVEIRNLIRSLAGDHTVLISSHILTEIYKTCDKFLFLHKGSLKQELSLSRLEEEMNRLAGWEVGLSGKESTELHSFVKSVIGGSDTVTELGINKEEIQFLVRTTNPKQFKESLFSKALAVGIQIESLKKQEVSLEQIFMEKI; this is translated from the coding sequence ATGATTCAAGTCAGCAATTTATCAAAATTTTACGGCGAAAAACGAGCCATCTCAGGGCTTAATTTCAAATTAGAAAAAGGCGAAATCGTGGGTCTTTTGGGGCTCAATGGAGCCGGAAAAACTACGACCATTCGAATCCTGACTGGGTATTTGATCCCCAGTGCGGGTGATGCTTCGATTGATGGAAAGTCCATCTTTGACTTTCCATTGGAGGCAAAACAGAAAATTGGATATTTACCCGAAACTCCTCCACTATATGAGGACATGACCATCACTGAATATCTTCAATTTGTTGGTCGCATCAAAAAAATCGAAGAAACGAAACTAGTTTCCGAAATTGAGAAAGTTCTTTTAAAAACTAACATTACGACTGTTAAAGATAAATTAATTGGAACTTTATCTTTAGGATACCGAAAACGAGTGGGAATTGCACAGGCCATTTTAGGTGATCCAGAAATTGTGATTATGGACGAACCAATTTCAGGTCTTGACCCAAAACAAATTGTAGAGATTCGTAACTTAATCAGGAGTCTAGCTGGAGACCATACAGTTTTGATTTCCAGCCATATCTTAACAGAGATTTATAAAACCTGTGATAAGTTTTTATTTTTACACAAAGGAAGTTTAAAACAGGAACTTTCTCTTTCAAGGTTAGAAGAAGAAATGAATCGACTTGCTGGATGGGAAGTTGGACTATCTGGAAAAGAGTCTACCGAACTTCATTCATTCGTAAAATCTGTGATAGGTGGGTCAGATACTGTTACAGAACTCGGAATCAACAAAGAAGAAATTCAGTTTTTGGTGCGAACAACGAATCCAAAACAATTCAAAGAATCTTTGTTTTCCAAAGCACTCGCTGTAGGAATTCAAATTGAGTCTTTAAAAAAACAAGAAGTGTCATTAGAACAGATTTTTATGGAGAAAATATGA